Proteins encoded within one genomic window of Geminocystis sp. M7585_C2015_104:
- the glnA gene encoding type I glutamate--ammonia ligase gives MPSTPQTPQDVLKLIQEREIKIIDLKFVDLPGTWQHCSFYSSQLDESSFEDGVPFDGSSIRGWKAINESDMCMVPDPTTAWIDPFCKEPTLSMICSIKEPRTGEWYSRDPRSIAKKAVEYLKSTGIADTAYFGPEAEFFVFDDVRFDQTENKGYYYVDSIEGRWNSGREEEGGNLGYKPNYKQGYFPVSPSDTLQDIRTEMLLTMSECGVPVEKHHHEVATGGQCELGFRFATLVKAADYLMTYKYVVKNVARKYGKTATFMPKPLFNDNGSGMHTHQSLWKDGQPLFWGDGYANLSKLALHYIGGILKHAPAILAFSNPTTNSYKRLVPGFEAPVNLAYSQGNRSASVRIPISGPNPKAKRIEFRCPDASCNPYLAFAAMLCAGIDGIKNEIDPGEPLDVDIYDLSPEELSKIPSTPGSLEQALEALEKDHEFLTAGGVFTEEFIQNWIEYKLDNEVNPMRLRPHPYEFALYYDV, from the coding sequence ATGCCATCAACTCCGCAGACTCCACAAGACGTACTGAAACTAATTCAGGAAAGAGAAATTAAAATTATTGACCTGAAGTTCGTTGACTTGCCAGGCACTTGGCAACACTGTTCCTTTTATAGCAGTCAGCTGGACGAGTCTTCCTTTGAGGACGGGGTGCCCTTTGATGGCTCCAGCATCCGTGGCTGGAAGGCTATCAACGAATCGGACATGTGCATGGTGCCAGATCCGACCACTGCCTGGATTGACCCCTTCTGTAAAGAGCCCACCCTCAGCATGATTTGTAGTATCAAGGAGCCACGAACTGGGGAGTGGTATTCTAGAGATCCTCGTAGCATCGCCAAGAAGGCAGTGGAGTACCTGAAAAGCACGGGTATCGCAGACACTGCCTATTTTGGCCCAGAGGCAGAATTTTTTGTGTTTGACGATGTCCGTTTTGACCAGACGGAGAACAAGGGGTATTATTACGTAGACAGTATTGAGGGGCGTTGGAATTCTGGTAGAGAAGAGGAAGGTGGAAACCTGGGGTATAAACCCAATTACAAACAGGGCTACTTCCCGGTTTCCCCCAGCGACACCCTTCAGGATATTCGCACAGAGATGCTCTTAACCATGTCAGAGTGCGGTGTGCCTGTGGAAAAACATCACCACGAGGTAGCCACTGGAGGTCAGTGCGAGTTGGGCTTCCGCTTCGCCACTCTGGTGAAGGCTGCTGATTATCTGATGACCTACAAGTATGTGGTCAAGAATGTGGCCAGAAAGTATGGGAAGACTGCCACTTTCATGCCCAAGCCTTTGTTTAACGACAATGGCTCGGGGATGCACACTCACCAGTCCCTCTGGAAAGATGGTCAGCCTCTATTCTGGGGTGACGGGTATGCCAATCTGAGCAAACTGGCCCTCCACTACATTGGTGGTATTTTGAAACACGCCCCCGCCATCCTCGCCTTTAGTAACCCCACCACCAACTCCTATAAACGTCTGGTGCCCGGGTTTGAGGCTCCCGTCAACCTGGCCTATTCTCAGGGTAATCGCTCTGCTTCCGTTCGTATTCCTATCTCTGGTCCTAATCCTAAGGCCAAGCGCATTGAGTTCCGTTGTCCGGATGCCAGTTGTAACCCCTACCTAGCCTTTGCTGCCATGCTTTGTGCTGGCATTGATGGCATCAAGAATGAAATTGATCCTGGCGAGCCTCTGGACGTGGATATTTATGATCTTTCCCCCGAAGAGTTGAGTAAAATCCCTTCTACTCCTGGATCTCTGGAACAGGCTTTGGAAGCTTTGGAAAAGGATCATGAATTCTTAACTGCTGGTGGCGTTTTCACCGAAGAGTTTATCCAAAACTGGATCGAGTACAAGCTCGATAACGAGGTCAATCCCATGCGACTTCGTCCCCATCCCTACGAGTTTGCTCTTTATTACGACGTCTAG
- a CDS encoding UMP kinase: MAYQRILLKLSGEALMGDLGYGIDPKVVAQVAEEIAQVVRENVQVAIVVGGGNIFRGVQAAAAGMDRATADYVGMIATVMNAMTLQDALERINIPTRVQTAIAMQEVAEPYIRRKAIRHLELGRVVIFGAGSGNPFFTTDTTAALRAAEIDAQVIFKATKVDGVYDSDPMKNPNARRYETLHYNDVLTKDLKVMDWTAITLCKENNIPIVVFNLFQRGNIIRAVRGEKVGTIVGGFCENN; encoded by the coding sequence ATGGCTTACCAGAGGATACTACTAAAACTGAGCGGGGAGGCCCTCATGGGGGATTTGGGATATGGTATAGATCCCAAGGTAGTGGCTCAGGTGGCGGAGGAGATAGCCCAAGTAGTGAGGGAAAATGTTCAGGTGGCAATAGTAGTGGGAGGAGGTAATATTTTTAGAGGAGTACAGGCGGCAGCAGCGGGAATGGACCGTGCTACGGCGGATTACGTGGGGATGATTGCCACCGTGATGAATGCCATGACTCTACAAGATGCCTTGGAGAGGATAAATATTCCCACTAGGGTACAAACGGCCATCGCTATGCAAGAAGTAGCTGAGCCCTACATTAGAAGGAAGGCTATTAGACACTTGGAATTGGGTAGGGTTGTTATTTTTGGTGCTGGTTCTGGTAATCCTTTCTTCACCACCGATACTACTGCCGCCCTCAGAGCCGCTGAGATCGACGCCCAGGTAATATTTAAAGCGACAAAAGTAGACGGGGTGTACGATTCAGATCCCATGAAGAATCCCAATGCTCGCCGTTATGAGACTTTGCATTATAATGATGTTCTGACCAAGGATTTAAAGGTAATGGACTGGACTGCCATTACCTTGTGTAAGGAGAATAATATCCCCATCGTGGTATTTAATCTTTTCCAACGTGGTAATATTATCCGAGCAGTAAGAGGAGAAAAGGTTGGAACTATAGTAGGAGGTTTCTGTGAAAATAACTGA
- the frr gene encoding ribosome recycling factor → MKITEEIQHLMQKSVEKTQQDLNTIRTGRANASLLDRIMVDYYGTETPLKALASITTPDATTLLIQPFDKNSLPQIEKAITMSDLGLTPNNDGQVIRLNIPPLTTERRKEFVKIAAKYAEEGRVAIRNIRRDAIDKVRKQEKNGEISEDESRALQEEIQKITDKYIAKIDELLKQKEKELTTV, encoded by the coding sequence GTGAAAATAACTGAGGAAATTCAACATTTAATGCAAAAAAGTGTTGAGAAGACTCAACAGGACTTGAACACTATCCGTACTGGTCGGGCTAATGCTAGCCTTTTGGACAGGATTATGGTGGACTATTATGGCACAGAAACGCCTTTGAAGGCACTGGCCAGTATTACTACCCCTGATGCCACTACTCTCCTCATTCAGCCCTTTGACAAGAATAGTCTTCCCCAAATAGAAAAGGCCATCACCATGTCCGACTTGGGTTTAACCCCCAACAATGATGGCCAGGTTATCCGTTTGAATATCCCCCCTCTCACCACCGAACGTCGCAAGGAGTTTGTCAAAATTGCTGCTAAATATGCAGAAGAGGGGAGGGTTGCCATCCGTAACATTCGCCGTGATGCCATTGATAAAGTCCGCAAACAAGAGAAAAATGGCGAAATCTCTGAAGATGAATCCCGCGCCCTTCAGGAGGAAATTCAAAAAATTACTGACAAGTACATCGCCAAAATCGATGAACTCCTCAAACAAAAAGAAAAGGAGTTAACCACTGTTTAA
- the ppsA gene encoding phosphoenolpyruvate synthase yields the protein MVSVVPEQVKEPQKSERFVLWFEEVGIEDIPLVGGKNASLGEMIQQLSKKGVNVPTGFATTAYAYRYFIEKAGLEEKLRKIFEDLDVEDLQNLQERGKQARALILNTPFPKELELAISQAYFKLCERYGADPKLCERMDDPEKCRQYSYDTDVAVRSSATAEDLPDASFAGQQETYLNVHGVKNVLEACHKCFASIFTDRAISYRTVKGFDHFQVALSVGVQKMVRSDLASSGVMFSIDTETGFKNAVFITASYGLGENIVQGAVNPDEYFVFKPTLKQGYRPILHKRLGSKEIKMVYDIGGQKQVKNVPVPLSERQKYALTDDEVLTLAKWACIIEEHYSEKRGQYTPMDIEWAKDGLTGELFIVQARPETVQSQKSTNVLKTYKLKEKGNVLVTGRAVGEMIGQGKARVILDVHRIGEFKAGEVLVTNKTDPDWEPIMKKASAIVTNQGGRTCHAAIIARELGIPAIVGCGNATGVIKTGQDITVCCAEGEEGKVYEGLLPFEIEETPLDSLPRTRTKIMMNVGNPEEAFKLASIPCDGVGLARLEFIIANHIKAHPLALMKFDQLKDEAAKEEIAKLTIGYDNKADFFVDQLAQGIGTIAAAFYPNPVIVRMSDFKSNEYANLLGGAEFEPKEENPMIGWRGASRYYDEKYREAFGLECKALKRVRDEMGLTNVIPMIPFCRTPYEGRRVLEEMEKHGLKRGENGLQVYVMCEIPSNVILADEFSEVFDGFSIGSNDLTQLTLGLDRDSALVAHIFDERNEAVKEMVRMVIEKAKRNNRKIGICGQAPSDYPEFARFLVELGIDSISLNPDSVLKTLLDIAKLEERLAGEQQ from the coding sequence ATGGTAAGTGTAGTACCAGAACAAGTAAAAGAGCCTCAAAAAAGCGAAAGGTTCGTGTTGTGGTTTGAAGAGGTGGGAATAGAAGACATCCCCCTAGTGGGTGGAAAAAACGCCTCCCTAGGAGAGATGATTCAACAGTTGAGCAAAAAAGGGGTAAATGTGCCCACAGGATTTGCTACAACCGCCTACGCCTACCGCTACTTTATTGAAAAGGCGGGGTTGGAAGAAAAACTGCGTAAGATTTTTGAAGACTTGGATGTGGAAGACTTGCAAAACCTCCAGGAAAGAGGTAAACAGGCAAGGGCATTAATCCTAAACACTCCCTTCCCTAAAGAGTTGGAATTGGCAATATCCCAAGCCTATTTTAAACTCTGCGAACGCTACGGGGCAGACCCAAAACTGTGTGAGAGAATGGATGATCCAGAAAAATGTAGACAATACAGCTATGACACAGACGTAGCGGTAAGATCCAGTGCCACAGCAGAAGACTTGCCAGATGCCAGTTTCGCCGGGCAACAGGAAACCTATTTAAACGTACACGGGGTGAAAAACGTATTAGAAGCCTGTCATAAGTGCTTCGCCTCTATTTTCACCGACAGGGCAATATCCTACCGCACCGTGAAGGGGTTTGACCACTTCCAAGTAGCCTTGTCTGTGGGGGTACAAAAAATGGTACGCTCCGACTTGGCCTCCTCCGGCGTGATGTTTAGTATTGACACAGAAACTGGCTTTAAGAATGCAGTTTTCATCACTGCCTCCTACGGGTTGGGGGAAAACATAGTACAGGGCGCGGTAAACCCGGATGAGTATTTCGTGTTCAAGCCCACACTGAAACAGGGATACAGACCCATTTTACATAAGCGGCTGGGGAGCAAGGAAATTAAAATGGTATATGATATAGGGGGACAAAAACAGGTGAAAAACGTCCCTGTGCCCCTCTCGGAAAGACAAAAATATGCCCTCACCGACGATGAAGTACTAACCCTGGCAAAATGGGCTTGTATTATAGAAGAACACTACAGTGAGAAAAGAGGACAATACACCCCCATGGATATAGAATGGGCCAAAGACGGCCTTACTGGGGAATTGTTTATTGTCCAAGCTCGTCCGGAAACTGTACAATCCCAGAAATCTACCAATGTCCTAAAAACCTACAAACTCAAAGAAAAGGGTAATGTTCTGGTAACGGGTCGTGCCGTGGGCGAGATGATCGGGCAGGGTAAGGCTCGTGTAATACTGGACGTCCACAGAATTGGGGAGTTCAAGGCAGGGGAGGTATTGGTAACCAACAAGACAGACCCAGATTGGGAGCCTATAATGAAGAAGGCTAGTGCTATTGTCACCAATCAGGGTGGACGCACCTGTCACGCTGCCATTATTGCCAGGGAGTTGGGCATTCCTGCTATTGTGGGTTGTGGTAATGCCACGGGTGTAATTAAGACAGGACAAGACATAACGGTATGCTGTGCGGAAGGAGAAGAAGGGAAGGTATATGAGGGGTTGTTGCCCTTTGAGATTGAGGAGACACCCCTAGATAGCTTGCCCAGGACTCGTACTAAGATTATGATGAATGTGGGCAATCCGGAGGAGGCTTTCAAACTGGCGTCTATTCCCTGTGACGGTGTGGGGTTGGCCCGTTTAGAGTTTATCATTGCCAACCACATCAAAGCGCACCCCTTAGCCTTAATGAAATTTGACCAGTTGAAAGATGAAGCCGCCAAAGAGGAAATAGCCAAGTTAACTATTGGTTATGATAACAAGGCAGACTTCTTTGTAGACCAGTTGGCACAGGGGATTGGTACAATTGCGGCGGCTTTCTATCCCAATCCGGTAATTGTAAGAATGTCCGACTTTAAGTCCAATGAGTATGCTAACCTGTTGGGGGGTGCGGAATTTGAGCCAAAAGAGGAAAACCCGATGATTGGTTGGCGTGGTGCTTCTCGTTACTACGATGAGAAGTATCGTGAAGCCTTTGGTTTAGAGTGCAAAGCCTTGAAACGGGTGCGTGACGAGATGGGGTTAACCAATGTAATCCCTATGATTCCCTTCTGTCGCACACCTTATGAAGGGCGTCGGGTATTAGAGGAAATGGAGAAACATGGCCTCAAGCGGGGCGAAAATGGTTTACAAGTATATGTAATGTGTGAGATACCCAGTAACGTGATTCTGGCGGATGAGTTTAGCGAAGTTTTTGATGGTTTCTCCATTGGCTCAAACGACCTGACTCAGTTAACATTGGGACTGGACAGGGATTCTGCACTAGTAGCACATATTTTCGATGAGCGCAACGAGGCCGTCAAGGAAATGGTGCGGATGGTGATAGAAAAAGCCAAACGCAACAACCGTAAGATAGGCATTTGTGGACAAGCCCCTAGTGACTATCCCGAATTTGCACGTTTCCTGGTAGAATTGGGCATTGACTCTATTAGTTTAAACCCTGATTCTGTACTGAAAACCCTTCTAGACATTGCCAAATTGGAGGAAAGACTGGCTGGCGAACAACAATAA
- a CDS encoding PstS family phosphate ABC transporter substrate-binding protein — MKRLKTATTMAAVLALVNLTACGGGTGQQGGGGGSLSGNIVIDGSSTVFPITEAMAEEFQKEQGQVQISIGVSGTGGGFKKFCAGETDISNASRPIKPEEMQKCQEAGIEFVELPIAYDAISVVVNPQNDWASCLTVEELKKIWAPEAQGKITKWKQVNAKFPDEPLNLYGPGTDSGTFDFFTEAVVGKSGQGRGDYTASEDDNVLVQGVANDKGGLGYFGLAYLEENIDKVKPVAIDDGDPKNGQGCIEPSVTTVEEGTYQPLSRPLFIYVKKESLNRPEVKAFVEFYLQKEHKPLINKAGYVHLPDAVYDKVQARFKEQKTGTVFTKGVKGVKLENVL; from the coding sequence ATGAAAAGGTTAAAAACTGCCACAACCATGGCGGCAGTGCTAGCCCTGGTGAATTTGACTGCCTGTGGTGGGGGTACAGGACAACAGGGAGGGGGAGGAGGCTCATTGAGTGGCAACATAGTCATTGATGGTTCTAGCACTGTTTTCCCCATCACCGAGGCGATGGCAGAGGAGTTTCAAAAAGAACAAGGCCAAGTACAAATTTCCATCGGCGTATCCGGGACAGGCGGTGGGTTTAAGAAGTTCTGTGCGGGAGAGACGGACATTTCTAATGCCTCTCGTCCCATCAAGCCGGAGGAGATGCAGAAGTGTCAAGAGGCGGGGATAGAATTTGTGGAATTGCCCATAGCCTATGACGCCATTTCTGTGGTGGTGAATCCTCAAAATGATTGGGCTAGCTGTCTTACTGTAGAGGAGTTGAAGAAGATTTGGGCTCCTGAAGCCCAAGGGAAAATAACTAAGTGGAAACAGGTAAATGCTAAGTTTCCCGACGAACCTTTGAACTTGTATGGGCCAGGGACTGACTCTGGCACTTTTGACTTCTTCACCGAGGCCGTTGTGGGCAAATCGGGACAGGGTCGAGGGGATTATACTGCCAGTGAGGATGATAATGTATTGGTACAGGGTGTGGCCAATGACAAGGGGGGATTGGGTTACTTCGGACTGGCCTATCTAGAGGAGAATATAGACAAGGTCAAACCGGTGGCCATAGATGATGGTGATCCCAAAAATGGCCAGGGATGTATTGAACCTAGTGTTACGACTGTAGAGGAGGGTACCTATCAACCTCTATCTCGCCCACTGTTTATATATGTTAAAAAAGAGTCCCTAAATCGTCCCGAAGTGAAGGCCTTTGTCGAGTTCTACCTGCAGAAGGAACATAAGCCCCTAATTAATAAGGCAGGATATGTACACCTACCCGATGCCGTGTATGACAAGGTACAGGCTCGTTTTAAGGAACAAAAGACTGGCACTGTTTTCACCAAGGGGGTTAAGGGGGTCAAATTGGAAAATGTTTTATAA
- the fabG gene encoding 3-oxoacyl-ACP reductase FabG, whose amino-acid sequence MENKFVLITGATGGLGVAVTEAVLKRNPRQVTITYRQEESLSFLLQRLTPSEISKLKPVACDVTDETQVRTMVAQMSQVDVLIHLVGGFDMGYVEDFSFHQWQYMFTLNLHSTFLLAKYCLPKMKQTGYGRIVAVASRAAVQPTAQLSAYGAAKAGVCNLIATIAEETKAKHLDITANTVLPSIIDTPKNRETMEFNDNWVSPQSLSEVICFLASEAARDIRGATIPVYGKA is encoded by the coding sequence ATGGAGAACAAATTTGTCCTGATTACTGGCGCCACTGGGGGTTTAGGGGTAGCAGTAACAGAAGCAGTACTAAAAAGAAACCCTCGGCAGGTGACAATAACCTATCGTCAAGAAGAATCCCTTTCTTTTCTCCTACAACGTTTAACTCCCTCAGAAATATCCAAGTTAAAACCGGTTGCCTGTGATGTTACTGATGAAACCCAGGTTAGGACAATGGTAGCCCAAATGTCTCAGGTGGACGTGTTAATTCACCTAGTGGGGGGTTTTGATATGGGTTATGTGGAAGACTTCAGCTTTCACCAATGGCAATACATGTTTACTCTAAACCTCCATTCCACCTTCCTCCTTGCCAAATACTGTCTTCCCAAGATGAAACAAACCGGCTATGGTCGTATTGTTGCCGTAGCCTCGCGTGCTGCAGTTCAACCCACTGCCCAACTGTCAGCCTACGGCGCTGCCAAAGCAGGAGTTTGTAATCTCATTGCCACCATTGCCGAGGAGACAAAAGCAAAGCATTTAGATATCACTGCCAATACCGTTTTACCCAGCATCATAGATACTCCCAAAAACAGAGAAACAATGGAGTTTAATGATAATTGGGTTTCTCCTCAGTCTTTGAGTGAAGTCATTTGTTTCCTTGCCAGTGAAGCCGCCAGAGACATCCGCGGTGCCACTATCCCAGTCTACGGCAAAGCCTAA